The nucleotide sequence GGTGAATCAGGTATTTCATGCGGCAAGACACAGTCGGTTTGTATACCGGACAGACGTAAAGTCTTTCTATGACAGCATTGACCATGAAACGTTACTTATGATGCTTGAGCGCTATGTCCAGAATAAAACCGTCTTAAATTTATTAACTCAATATCTCAAGCGAACAGTAGAGAGTGGGGGGAACTTTAAGTCTTACCACAAGGGAATTTCTTCAGGCTGTCCACTTAGCCCGCTAATGGGTGGTTTGTATTTGTATGAGTTGGACAGAGCAATGAGTACCAAGGCGGTGTTTTACCGTCGCTATATGGACGACATTATCATTCTGGTACAAAGTCGTTGGCAGTTAAGACGGGCAGTGAGGTGCGTGAATACGTTTTTTGAACGGTTAAAGCTTAAGGCACACCCTGATCAAACCTGCATTGGGCGAATTGATAAAGGGTTTGACTTTCTAGGCTACCAATACATCGATGGCAAAGTCACTGTTTCTGAGCGGGCGCTTTCTCATCATCTCTGTCGATATGCACGGCTTTTTGAGCAGAAGCATAACCACCCGAATAGGGCGGCTCTGCTTGACGCGTATCGACAGCGTTGGCTGACATGGGTATGTGCAGGAATTGAACAAACGGTTGTCCTCATCGTCCCTCTTAACGGGAGAGGCGTTGACGAAAACGCCCCGATAACATCCCCATTAATGCCAGCGTAAACAACGCGAATGTACCGGGTTCCGGGACTTCGGTTATGGTTATGTTCCTTGTTAGATAAGTCCCTATATGGTCATAGTAAAAGTGGATTGATACGAATGAGTTGTTCAGGATTTGATCGTTCGTAATATCATTTATGTCGTCATAATACTGGCCGTCGATTACCCTGCTTAATTCTACTTCTGTTGAACTTATGGGGGTATTTGTATTTCCATATGCGTAGCCGATATTGGGTAATGCTGGGTTGGCATCGGGGGTATTAGTTAAGTTGCTGTCTTCTCGGCCTTCGTGATACGTGTCGCCAAATAACTGTATGAATTGTTCCACCTCTGTGGTATTCGTGCCGAAGAAGTGGTTTTGGTCGTCGATTAACATCAGTCCAAAAAAACTATTAAACAGATCAACGACGCCTTGGTCACTCACGGTATTCCATCCGCCCGTTTGGGTTGGACTCAATCCGGTCACATCCGCAATGCTGTTCGCGATGCCAACCAAACCCGCACTGTTATCTAAAGCACCATTATCCGCTAAGTCGGCTGCAATGCTGTTGTAAGTGATACCATTGGTAATGGTCAAATCGAGCCATTCCCATGTTTCTGTATAGCTACCGTAATCACGGACTTCTGTCACCATATCGCCGTTGTCAACAAAGGTACTGGTGTATAGTAGGGATGCGTTGGATATAACAGGTGTTAACACCAACACGAGCGGCAGGAACCGAGTAATATTGATCATTGTATATTCCTCTAAGTGCGTTTCACATAACCATGGGTACTGAATGGATACACAATAGCTAGGCAATATTTATGCCGCTGCATATAATCAACGAGTTACCAATATTTTGGGTTGCATACTGTAAAATATTTCGACAGTTAAGGGGTGACTTGAGAGGTGTGGATACTATTTTTGCTGTTGGGTGAATCTTATGACAGCCCCATTTTATAATGGGAAACGGAGTAGAAAATTAATGCAAATCAACGAGTACAACCTGATACTGAGTAATTACGTTGTCTGAAAAAGGGGCAGAACCGATTTAGGGCACCTGTCAGTTCTAGTCACATCGAGCAAACGAAATCGACAGATTGCATTCAGACTAATTCAGCCTACGCGTCTCCGTGCTTCTAGCCATGTCCTTCGTGCTAGAGCATCTTTGGATTATCTTTCTAGGGATGTATATGGGGGTTCTCTGGGGCCGCATTTATCCGTCATCCGGTCCTGATAATGAGAAGTCCCGCACATCAGTGATGAATGTGACTCATACACGATCTGACGGTTTTGGTGGTGTAGCTTGACCAAATCGTAAGGCAGAATCGCTTGGTGATCACACCAGCACCATATCACCCCAAAATCGTTTCTGGACAACTGCGAGTCATTGAAATTTCTAAATTAGTATCTTACGAATTATCTAGGGTAACGCCAAGTCTCTAACCTATTGGTCAAGCTCACTCACCCACACAGTCAGTACGCTGTGCTGAATTTATCTCAGTGACTGAAAGCTAGACCTTTTTGAGGTCACCCATTCCTCCGAGGAAGGTTTTTATTGCTTCTTCAACCGTCATTCCGCTACGCACCCAAGCGTTCAGTGTATGATGTTTGTTCCGAGGTAAGTGGTAAGCATCATAATGTAGTGGTCAACTAATTCCGGACAGTAAATTAGGTTGGTATTCTGCCTTTGCAGGCGGAATACCATCATTGTAGCTGTGTGGCCTTTCCCAGTTGTAGTAGTCCATCAGATAACGACTGATATCTTTGGTTGAGTCTGTCAACGATGTATAGCCTGTTGCTGGTATCCACTCCGATTTCAGACTTCTAAACAACCGCTCCATGGGTGCGTTGTCCCAACAATTACCACGACGACTCATACTTTGAGTCATGCGATAACGCCATAGATGTTGGCGAAACAGACGACTGGTGTACTGACAGCCTTGATCTGAATGAAACAGTACATCTTGTGGCCGGCCTCTTTGCTCATAGGCCATGGTCAGAGCCTTTGCGGCTAATGAAGCATCTGGTTTATCTGACATCGCCCAACCGACAACACGACGACGGAACAGGTCAATCACAGCAGCCAGATAGCACCACCGATTACCAGCCCAGATGTAAGTGATATCACCACACCAAGCCTGATTAGGTCCACACGCATGAAATTCTCGGTTGAGACGGTTCGGAACATCAAGCCGCTCAACGGTCGCATTCCTGTAAACATGTGGACCTGGCTGCTTACTGATAAGTTGCGCTTCTTTCATCAGCGCTCTGACTTTGAAACGACCGATGGAATAACGGCGTTCACGCATCATCCAGGTGATCGTACGACTACCGGCAGCACCTCGGCTGAGTGTAAAGAGTCGATTGACTTCGCTACGAAGTTCCATGCGTTCAACATCAACGCGTTGTTGTCGTTGCTTGTAGTCGTAATAACTGGATGAAGAAATATCGAATACTGAACAGACCAAGTGAACCGATTCATGCTCCCTCAACTGGTCTATCAGCGTGTACGTTCGAGTTCGTCCGACATTAAGAGAGCTGTGGCCTTTTTTAGAATCGCTTTTTCCCGCTCTAAGCGATTAATTCGTGCTTCAAGCTCCTGAATTTTTTGCTGTTCTGACGTGAGTGCTTTCGATGTTGGTGTTTGGCCACCGCGCTCAGCTCTGAGCTGATCAACCCAACGTCTAAGTGCCGTCTCTCCGACGTCAACGGAGCGGCATGCCTCAGGAATTGAATAATTCTGGTCGAGTACCAAACTTGCAGTATCACGTTTGAACTCAGGACTAAATGAGCGTCGTTTTTTGGTCATTGAACACCTCTTTCTTTGGTGGCTACTTTACCACCTTAAATGGTGTCCGGGTTCATTAAACCACTACATAAGCAGTGGATTTGTTCGGATAGATATGCCCCTCTACCTTTACAGCAGCAACTCTGCGCTTCCGCAGTAGTGCATCTTCCAGTGACATACCTTTCGATAAAGCGGCGTTAAGACTGCGCAGGCTCATATCATACGCCTCAGCCAAAGCTGTCTTTGTTGGGTATGTGGCATCACGGAACTCAATTTCATTGGAAGCCCGAACAATGACAGAACGTACTGCTTCAATCGCATCCTGCGAGGACAGTCCATGCAGATGCTTTTGTCTGTAAACCTCCCTTTCATCAATATTAAGTATTCGACAAGCGTTTGCTATTGATGGGTATGTTATACCATCGATCATTACGGATTCAATGCGGTTAGGAGCTGAAACTGCCTCTTCTATGCTCATGCCTTCTTTGAGTCTTTTGAAGTATGTATTGGCACTTAAGCCGTAAGTGGTATAAATCTCCTTTTGAGTTTCGTAGTGAGTACCGAACACCAAATATCCAGTTGGTTTGCTGATTTTTTCAATAAAATATTTTATGGCTTCTTCGGGTGTGCCGCCTTTATCCCTTATTCTACCGCGAACGTTAGATTCATTCACACCAGCGGCCTTGCATGCCGCCGCGATGGAGCGATGTAGGGTGCCATTCAAATTAACCTGTCTAGGTCTGCCAGACTGATTGATGATTTCTTCATAGGTCTTGCCTTGTTTTAAGCCCTTATGAATCGTTTCCTTGGCTATGTTGAATTCCTTGCAAACAGCGTGTTCGCTTCGAAAATGAACTCCATTAATCAATATACGACTGTCTAGCTTAGACTCTATCGCCTCCTTCCAGGTTAGTTTTTTATCACGCTTATGCATCTGTGTAGATTCATAGCTTTGGCTATGGTACCGGCAGGCGATACGGGCGCTTTGGAAATACTGACCGTGAATAGTAACCGCAGTTCGCATATTTCCAGACTCACCACCTTTAGTTAGGTTGTATCCGTTGGGGGTCTTGCAATTGAGCTTTTCAATCCACTCAACCTCACCATCAAGCATTGCTTTGCGGCTGTTGTAACTTTCAACAACTTCCATGATGAAGGCGTTCAAACCGTATTTTCGGATGTCTGTATACAGAGGACGTTCCGTTGTCTTTAACTGATCTTCAAAGTGGGCCTTGCGCCGCTTCTCTAGGTCATCAGTGCAGCCGATATACACCTTGCCGTTAACCTGATTAACGATCTTGTAGACGACCCCATAAACGCCTTGGATGGTGATATGGTGATACTTTTCATTATTGATTGGAGCTTTAAGAGCCGACTCAAGATCCATACCTCTTCTGAGGCGGGAGTAAACGGTGCCTATACAGATACCATAAGCTCTCGCTGCCGCAGACTTGCTGGTGTACTTAACACCAAAGACCGTAACAACGGTCTTTGTTATATTGGCTTTTATCTCGCTTATGGCCGCCTCGGGATCCAGCCCACACTTGTTTATGAGTTTACTCAATGACACGGGTGATACACTATGCTCCATAGCGAGTGCCGCAACTGATGGGTATGATTTACCATCTGCTTCGTAACTAGACGGAGCGGTGGCTCTTATCGCGTGTATGGCCTGCTCGGCAGTGAGATTGTCGCGCTTCATTCGCCCCTTGATAGTTGAACCTGGAATGCCAACATGTTTGCTTAGCGCTCGCATACTACGAAAGGGGGCTCCTTCGAACATCATCGTCGACGATGCCTTTCTTTCTAAATATTTATTGATCGCTTCCTCAGCTGACAATCCCTTTTTGGATACAGCTTCGGTGATAATATTCTGGGGGATGTGGTAGCGCCGAGCAGCCGCTGATGTGCTTGGAAACTTAACGTCATTAACTCTAACAGACTGTATCGCCATAATTACTTACTTAGCAGTGAAATATATCGTTTCATCGAATTACATAATGTTAGTCTATGGTATCCAGTAACGAAAATACGATATAGATAGTTTCCACTTTCATAGATTCACTACAAGAATGGATAAATCTCAGTCAAACCTTGTTCTGATCACAGAATCGTCA is from Photobacterium sp. TLY01 and encodes:
- a CDS encoding reverse transcriptase/maturase family protein — protein: MPTVTELIKPEKVEAAFQWLKQQRKHFPPNSDIWTLLFHWETEKHRLIQEVLGDTFYFQPLQAVTKANGERLHLWSSRDSLVLKLLAYYLEEVLPKAKCCTHLKSHGGAKATVNQVFHAARHSRFVYRTDVKSFYDSIDHETLLMMLERYVQNKTVLNLLTQYLKRTVESGGNFKSYHKGISSGCPLSPLMGGLYLYELDRAMSTKAVFYRRYMDDIIILVQSRWQLRRAVRCVNTFFERLKLKAHPDQTCIGRIDKGFDFLGYQYIDGKVTVSERALSHHLCRYARLFEQKHNHPNRAALLDAYRQRWLTWVCAGIEQTVVLIVPLNGRGVDENAPITSPLMPA
- a CDS encoding PEP-CTERM sorting domain-containing protein: MINITRFLPLVLVLTPVISNASLLYTSTFVDNGDMVTEVRDYGSYTETWEWLDLTITNGITYNSIAADLADNGALDNSAGLVGIANSIADVTGLSPTQTGGWNTVSDQGVVDLFNSFFGLMLIDDQNHFFGTNTTEVEQFIQLFGDTYHEGREDSNLTNTPDANPALPNIGYAYGNTNTPISSTEVELSRVIDGQYYDDINDITNDQILNNSFVSIHFYYDHIGTYLTRNITITEVPEPGTFALFTLALMGMLSGRFRQRLSR
- a CDS encoding IS3 family transposase (programmed frameshift) codes for the protein MTKKRRSFSPEFKRDTASLVLDQNYSIPEACRSVDVGETALRRWVDQLRAERGGQTPTSKALTSEQQKIQELEARINRLEREKAIPKKGHSSLNVGRTRTYTLIDQLREHESVHLVCSVFDISSSSYYDYKQRQQRVDVERMELRSEVNRLFTLSRGAAGSRTITWMMRERRYSIGRFKVRALMKEAQLISKQPGPHVYRNATVERLDVPNRLNREFHACGPNQAWCGDITYIWAGNRWCYLAAVIDLFRRRVVGWAMSDKPDASLAAKALTMAYEQRGRPQDVLFHSDQGCQYTSRLFRQHLWRYRMTQSMSRRGNCWDNAPMERLFRSLKSEWIPATGYTSLTDSTKDISRYLMDYYNWERPHSYNDGIPPAKAEYQPNLLSGIS
- a CDS encoding GIY-YIG nuclease family protein is translated as MAIQSVRVNDVKFPSTSAAARRYHIPQNIITEAVSKKGLSAEEAINKYLERKASSTMMFEGAPFRSMRALSKHVGIPGSTIKGRMKRDNLTAEQAIHAIRATAPSSYEADGKSYPSVAALAMEHSVSPVSLSKLINKCGLDPEAAISEIKANITKTVVTVFGVKYTSKSAAARAYGICIGTVYSRLRRGMDLESALKAPINNEKYHHITIQGVYGVVYKIVNQVNGKVYIGCTDDLEKRRKAHFEDQLKTTERPLYTDIRKYGLNAFIMEVVESYNSRKAMLDGEVEWIEKLNCKTPNGYNLTKGGESGNMRTAVTIHGQYFQSARIACRYHSQSYESTQMHKRDKKLTWKEAIESKLDSRILINGVHFRSEHAVCKEFNIAKETIHKGLKQGKTYEEIINQSGRPRQVNLNGTLHRSIAAACKAAGVNESNVRGRIRDKGGTPEEAIKYFIEKISKPTGYLVFGTHYETQKEIYTTYGLSANTYFKRLKEGMSIEEAVSAPNRIESVMIDGITYPSIANACRILNIDEREVYRQKHLHGLSSQDAIEAVRSVIVRASNEIEFRDATYPTKTALAEAYDMSLRSLNAALSKGMSLEDALLRKRRVAAVKVEGHIYPNKSTAYVVV